In the Polyangiaceae bacterium genome, one interval contains:
- a CDS encoding aldehyde dehydrogenase family protein, whose product MEALPSTQNPADSTPLAPVEPSDQGQVRAAVSRARKAQPAWAARSLAERADAVRELARTLLAEKDHGLEVMSGETGRGKTECLMSELVGVLDFVEGAVRAANKALAPERIALSRINYPGKRCTVEMVPRGVVAIIAPWNYPLANFFKSLFPALLSGNTVVLKPSEYTPRTGAWLADVCSKVLPEGVVGLVQGGGDVGSALVDADIDAVVFTGSVRTGRRIAVRAAEKLIPCSVELGGKDAAIVLADCNLDRTVAGVLQWGMHNAGQNCAAIERVYVEESIADAFVAALGKAAERLKVAPDADPSDLGPLQNEAQLRIVTDQVADAKDKGAKVVAGGKATGHGLGYAPTVLDKCSHEMKVMTEETFGPVIAIMRVKNADEAVARANDSVYGLNGSVWTSNIERGEQIARSLQVGVALVNNHAITGILSETPWTGVKETGTGVASSRHSYGTFVRPRTVFVDKSSKPDPWWMPANEDLTALGEALVQKAQGSFGVLFKLAGLVGKRVKAIEGLVREK is encoded by the coding sequence ATGGAAGCACTGCCTTCGACCCAAAACCCAGCGGATTCCACTCCCCTCGCGCCGGTCGAGCCCTCGGACCAAGGTCAGGTGAGGGCCGCAGTCAGCCGAGCGCGCAAGGCGCAGCCCGCGTGGGCCGCCCGCTCCTTGGCCGAGCGTGCAGATGCAGTGCGCGAGCTGGCCCGCACCTTGCTCGCCGAAAAGGACCACGGGCTGGAAGTGATGAGTGGCGAGACGGGTCGCGGCAAGACCGAGTGCTTGATGAGCGAGCTGGTCGGTGTGCTGGACTTCGTCGAAGGCGCAGTGCGCGCGGCGAACAAAGCCTTGGCGCCCGAGCGCATCGCACTTTCCCGTATCAACTACCCGGGAAAGCGCTGCACCGTGGAGATGGTGCCGCGTGGAGTCGTGGCCATCATTGCGCCCTGGAACTACCCCCTGGCGAACTTCTTCAAGAGTCTCTTTCCGGCCTTGTTGTCGGGCAATACCGTCGTGCTGAAGCCCAGTGAATACACCCCACGCACTGGCGCTTGGCTCGCCGATGTGTGCAGCAAGGTGCTGCCCGAAGGCGTCGTTGGGCTGGTGCAGGGCGGAGGCGACGTGGGCAGCGCCCTGGTCGACGCCGACATCGACGCGGTGGTCTTCACGGGCAGCGTGCGCACGGGTCGTCGCATTGCCGTACGTGCCGCCGAGAAGCTCATCCCGTGTTCCGTCGAGCTCGGCGGCAAGGACGCCGCCATCGTGCTCGCCGACTGCAACCTGGATCGCACCGTGGCGGGGGTGTTGCAGTGGGGCATGCACAACGCTGGACAGAACTGCGCCGCCATCGAGCGTGTCTACGTCGAGGAGAGCATCGCGGACGCTTTCGTAGCTGCCTTGGGCAAGGCGGCAGAGCGACTCAAAGTCGCGCCGGACGCCGATCCGAGTGACCTGGGCCCCCTGCAGAACGAGGCGCAACTGCGCATCGTCACGGACCAGGTGGCGGACGCCAAGGACAAGGGCGCAAAGGTGGTGGCGGGAGGAAAGGCCACGGGACACGGCCTGGGCTACGCACCGACCGTGCTCGACAAGTGCAGCCACGAGATGAAAGTGATGACCGAGGAAACATTCGGTCCGGTCATCGCCATCATGCGCGTGAAGAACGCCGACGAAGCCGTCGCACGCGCCAACGATTCCGTCTACGGCTTGAATGGCTCGGTCTGGACGTCCAACATCGAGCGTGGCGAGCAGATCGCGCGCTCACTTCAGGTGGGCGTGGCGCTGGTGAACAACCACGCCATCACCGGCATCCTGTCGGAGACGCCGTGGACTGGCGTCAAAGAGACGGGCACGGGCGTCGCCTCCAGCCGCCACTCCTATGGAACCTTCGTGCGGCCCCGCACGGTTTTCGTGGACAAGTCCAGCAAGCCAGATCCCTGGTGGATGCCGGCCAACGAGGACTTGACTGCGCTCGGCGAGGCCCTGGTGCAGAAGGCTCAGGGCTCCTTCGGCGTGCTGTTCAAGCTGGCGGGGCTCGTGGGCAAGCGGGTCAAGGCCATCGAGGGCCTGGTCCGCGAGAAATGA
- a CDS encoding ISNCY family transposase, translating to MTLSPLLHSENVTPFHLGRADADERAAVASLELAGATGEGRSHGGGGGSEPGAVKATGSADAQAPGQARGFRTRAWQRRQGAEHRTPQELREQIVELRRGKYAGFNDQHFTEKLVEVEGLELSRETVRRILREAGIRSPRKRRPPKHRQRRERKAQAGQMILWDGSEHDWLEGRGPRLCLMGAIDDATGELLPGAHFTQQECTVGYLRVLRDILRHKGIPHTVYGDRHGSLRRNDKHWTLEEELAGRQQPTHVGRALASLGVETRFALSAQAKGRVERLWGVLQDRLTSELRLAGASTRGQANEVLREYRLEHNKRFAVEPKDAQPAWRKAPSDHTKLLDLCALHYVRKVLKNHTVRIDGRTIDIPKRPDAAYATYAGKNVEVKHLLSGDYRVFYDGQCIAWARGERPKTNLRANKKTKRQKE from the coding sequence GTGACTCTGTCGCCTTTACTGCACAGTGAAAATGTCACCCCCTTCCACCTAGGAAGGGCGGATGCAGATGAGCGAGCGGCAGTGGCGAGTCTTGAGCTTGCTGGAGCGACTGGAGAAGGGCGAAGTCACGGTGGGGGAGGTGGCAGCGAGCCTGGGGCGGTCAAGGCGACAGGTTCAGCGGATGCGCAAGCGCCTGGCCAAGCAAGGGGCTTCCGCACTCGTGCATGGCAACGCAGGCAGGGCGCCGAACACAGGACGCCGCAGGAGCTCCGTGAGCAGATCGTGGAGCTTCGCCGAGGCAAGTACGCTGGCTTCAACGACCAGCACTTCACCGAGAAGCTGGTGGAGGTGGAGGGGCTCGAGCTGTCGCGCGAGACGGTTCGCCGCATACTGCGCGAAGCGGGAATCCGCTCGCCTCGCAAGCGGCGTCCGCCCAAGCACCGGCAGAGACGAGAGCGCAAGGCGCAGGCTGGGCAGATGATACTTTGGGACGGCAGCGAGCACGACTGGCTGGAGGGACGTGGACCTCGCCTTTGCCTGATGGGTGCCATCGACGATGCGACGGGCGAGCTGCTGCCTGGCGCTCACTTCACCCAGCAGGAGTGCACCGTGGGCTATCTACGGGTGCTGCGCGACATCCTGCGGCACAAGGGAATTCCGCATACCGTGTACGGCGATCGCCACGGCAGCCTGCGACGCAACGACAAGCACTGGACGCTCGAAGAGGAGCTGGCAGGCCGGCAACAGCCAACGCACGTGGGTCGAGCTCTCGCCAGTCTGGGTGTCGAGACACGCTTCGCTCTGTCGGCGCAGGCCAAAGGGCGCGTCGAGCGTCTGTGGGGCGTGCTGCAGGACCGTCTCACTTCCGAGCTGAGACTCGCGGGTGCTTCGACGCGCGGACAAGCCAACGAAGTGTTGCGCGAGTACCGTCTTGAGCACAACAAGCGCTTTGCGGTGGAGCCGAAGGACGCCCAACCCGCGTGGCGCAAGGCACCGTCCGACCATACGAAGCTGCTGGACCTATGTGCCCTGCACTACGTCCGGAAGGTGCTCAAGAACCACACCGTGCGGATTGACGGTCGCACCATCGACATCCCGAAGCGGCCCGACGCAGCCTACGCAACCTACGCAGGAAAGAACGTCGAGGTGAAGCACCTGCTTTCGGGTGACTACCGCGTCTTCTACGACGGACAGTGCATCGCCTGGGCTCGTGGCGAACGACCGAAGACGAACCTCAGAGCGAACAAGAAGACCAAACGACAGAAAGAATAA
- a CDS encoding N-acetylmuramoyl-L-alanine amidase has translation MARVLGSRRGAASGVARLRPLSRVALTALLASSLPASADEAPSWPERPALRIMESGASAGERAPLRVFLDAGHGAEDNTGNRSSYCVAEQEFTQSLAEDVSEALTSAGLETRLSRQRGDVVSYAERVQAARDWNADVLISLHSDIRGKAEGWSPRAGVTCLRSRDAPGMSVLLSDAAPADAVTRSLAFATAFGAGITDAGFLAYDGATYGSDYAKVGAAGVFWDRHPQPRRIYMLHAAGIPAVLIETHNALDDREARLWDSPFTRQAFAALVLQSLRRAWAQPAARAGTVR, from the coding sequence ATGGCGCGCGTGCTGGGCTCGAGGCGTGGAGCGGCGTCGGGAGTCGCCCGGCTCCGTCCGCTCTCGCGGGTCGCGCTGACGGCGCTGCTCGCGAGCAGCTTGCCGGCCTCGGCGGACGAAGCACCGAGCTGGCCGGAGCGCCCGGCACTGCGCATCATGGAATCGGGCGCGAGCGCCGGCGAACGCGCGCCGTTGCGCGTGTTTCTCGATGCGGGGCATGGCGCCGAGGACAACACCGGGAATCGTTCGAGCTACTGCGTGGCAGAGCAGGAGTTCACGCAGTCCTTGGCGGAAGACGTCAGCGAGGCGCTCACGAGTGCCGGCCTCGAGACGCGACTGTCACGGCAGCGCGGAGACGTCGTCTCATATGCCGAGCGCGTGCAAGCCGCCCGCGACTGGAACGCGGACGTGCTGATCAGCCTGCACTCCGACATTCGTGGCAAGGCCGAAGGTTGGTCGCCGCGCGCGGGCGTGACCTGCCTGCGCAGCCGCGACGCACCGGGCATGAGCGTGTTGCTCTCGGACGCCGCGCCCGCGGACGCCGTGACGCGCTCGCTGGCCTTTGCTACCGCCTTTGGCGCGGGGATCACGGACGCAGGCTTCCTCGCCTACGACGGTGCGACCTATGGCAGCGACTACGCAAAGGTAGGCGCGGCCGGGGTGTTTTGGGATCGTCATCCGCAGCCGCGGCGCATCTACATGCTCCACGCTGCTGGGATTCCCGCGGTGCTGATCGAGACCCACAACGCCCTCGATGACCGCGAGGCGCGCCTGTGGGACAGCCCCTTCACACGACAGGCGTTTGCGGCGTTGGTGCTGCAGTCGCTTCGTCGAGCTTGGGCTCAGCCAGCAGCACGCGCAGGCACGGTTCGATGA